A single region of the Halobacterium wangiae genome encodes:
- a CDS encoding RNA-guided endonuclease InsQ/TnpB family protein — protein sequence MTAAQALIKTLDFQLDIHSDNERLLYDATLEARRVYNETIRLAKEGVDWDAISDRVADDANLVKNTTQRVVAKALSAMENYYEYDDFGPPSHTKGGAYPLRANYTEGYNLSLTDDGDVAFRISAKPYKHVTGVLEGDHAHLDILKTALTSDEWKIGTAEALFHNDNAELHVNVTNTKQSVRDKHDSRTVVGVDVNEDNVALTALSERGVKDSLVIDFPEIKFERHRYFTMRKRVQNAGKDRIHDTLEGREERFVRDRLHKVSRHIVEWSRQFEKPCIVFEDLKEMRDSIDYGTRMNRRLHHLPFRALQFYTSYKAAFEGIPTEWIDPKYTSQRCPLCGHTERANRNKKRFKCKSCEHQDHSDRGASVNIAVKGVKKLDWNVPALNSLPTMRKVRRQASGAVDAPTVTHPPVRGYQADGRMGVSD from the coding sequence ATGACCGCCGCACAGGCACTCATCAAGACGCTGGATTTTCAACTCGACATTCACAGTGACAACGAGCGCCTACTCTACGATGCCACGCTTGAGGCCCGCCGAGTGTACAACGAAACCATCCGCCTCGCCAAGGAAGGCGTGGACTGGGACGCCATTTCCGACCGCGTGGCTGATGACGCTAACCTCGTGAAGAACACGACTCAGCGCGTCGTCGCCAAAGCACTCAGTGCGATGGAGAACTACTACGAGTACGACGACTTCGGACCCCCGAGCCACACTAAAGGCGGCGCGTACCCGCTCCGAGCGAACTACACGGAGGGTTACAACCTTTCGCTCACCGACGACGGTGACGTGGCGTTCCGCATCAGCGCGAAGCCGTACAAACACGTCACGGGCGTCCTCGAAGGCGATCACGCGCACCTCGACATTCTCAAGACTGCACTCACGAGTGATGAGTGGAAGATTGGGACGGCAGAGGCCCTGTTCCACAACGACAACGCCGAGTTACACGTCAACGTCACCAACACCAAGCAATCCGTTCGAGACAAGCATGACTCGCGGACGGTCGTCGGTGTAGACGTAAACGAGGACAACGTGGCCCTCACCGCACTCTCCGAGCGTGGTGTCAAGGACTCTTTGGTCATCGATTTCCCCGAAATCAAGTTCGAGCGCCACCGCTACTTCACGATGCGCAAGCGCGTCCAGAACGCGGGAAAGGACAGGATCCACGACACGCTCGAAGGGCGTGAGGAACGGTTCGTCCGCGACCGACTCCACAAGGTGTCCCGGCACATAGTGGAGTGGAGCCGTCAGTTCGAGAAGCCGTGCATCGTCTTTGAGGACCTCAAAGAGATGCGCGACAGTATCGACTACGGTACGCGGATGAACCGACGCCTGCACCACCTCCCGTTCCGTGCACTTCAGTTCTATACGTCGTACAAGGCCGCGTTCGAGGGGATTCCGACCGAGTGGATTGACCCTAAGTACACGAGCCAACGGTGTCCGCTGTGTGGACACACGGAACGGGCGAATCGCAATAAGAAGCGGTTCAAGTGCAAGTCCTGCGAGCATCAAGACCACAGCGACCGTGGTGCAAGCGTCAATATCGCCGTGAAAGGCGTCAAGAAACTCGATTGGAATGTGCCTGCTCTCAACAGCCTCCCCACCATGAGGAAGGTGCGACGGCAGGCATCGGGGGCCGTGGACGCCCCGACCGTGACCCACCCGCCCGTTCGAGGCTATCAGGCCGATGGTCGGATGGGAGTGTCCGACTAA
- a CDS encoding plasmid partition protein ParG — translation MTKRLSVDFEEDVYKEFSKKCIEVDETKSDVVRGLVNNWLNEPEE, via the coding sequence ATGACGAAACGGTTGTCCGTGGACTTCGAGGAGGACGTATACAAGGAGTTCTCGAAGAAGTGCATCGAGGTTGATGAAACCAAGTCCGACGTAGTGCGTGGACTCGTCAACAACTGGCTCAACGAACCCGAGGAATGA
- a CDS encoding DUF368 domain-containing protein — MAARDWLIVYLKGAAMGAADAVPGVSGGTIALITGIYERLVSALAALDPREAVGLLALVPRLGDDGVRAEFAGTLTDMEVPFLAILGIGVVSAVVTVANLVEIAYHDYPGLTFAFFFGLIAASVVVLFDEVSADTPGRIAAGVLGFAFAFVLSGQAQGDALPGGLLVIFVVGAFAICAMVLPGVSGSLILLTVGKYETMTSAVSAATDTLFAGEFGQAVDPMTTLVVFILGAFVGLLSFARAVKWALDTYRAATLTFLVALMAGALRAPAIRIADATPEWTVAAAVPLLVSGVVGAGLVLALDASTDDLDY; from the coding sequence ATGGCGGCGCGGGACTGGCTCATCGTCTACCTGAAGGGCGCGGCGATGGGCGCGGCGGACGCGGTGCCGGGGGTCTCCGGCGGGACCATCGCGCTCATCACGGGCATCTACGAGCGACTCGTCTCCGCGCTCGCGGCACTCGACCCGCGAGAAGCCGTGGGGCTGCTGGCGCTGGTGCCCCGACTCGGGGACGACGGCGTCCGCGCGGAGTTCGCGGGGACGCTGACCGACATGGAGGTGCCGTTCCTCGCGATACTGGGAATCGGCGTGGTGAGCGCCGTCGTCACGGTGGCGAACCTCGTCGAGATCGCGTACCACGACTACCCGGGGCTCACGTTCGCGTTCTTCTTCGGCCTCATCGCGGCCTCCGTCGTCGTGCTGTTCGACGAGGTGTCCGCGGATACCCCTGGGCGGATCGCGGCGGGCGTCCTCGGGTTCGCGTTCGCGTTCGTGCTCAGCGGCCAGGCGCAGGGCGACGCGCTCCCGGGCGGCCTGCTCGTCATCTTCGTCGTCGGGGCGTTCGCCATCTGTGCGATGGTGCTCCCGGGCGTCTCGGGGTCGCTGATCCTGCTGACCGTCGGGAAGTACGAGACGATGACGTCGGCGGTGAGCGCCGCGACGGACACACTGTTCGCGGGCGAGTTCGGGCAGGCGGTCGACCCGATGACGACGCTCGTCGTGTTCATCCTCGGCGCGTTCGTCGGCTTGCTGTCGTTCGCGCGCGCAGTGAAGTGGGCTCTGGACACGTACCGGGCGGCGACGCTGACGTTCCTCGTGGCGCTGATGGCGGGTGCACTCCGCGCGCCGGCCATCCGCATCGCCGACGCCACCCCCGAGTGGACCGTGGCTGCCGCGGTGCCGCTGCTCGTCTCCGGCGTGGTCGGCGCGGGACTCGTGCTCGCCCTCGACGCGTCGACCGACGACCTCGACTACTAA
- a CDS encoding oligosaccharyl transferase, archaeosortase A system-associated → MSEKNEAPRESAFSVDNALDALEDWYHVPVLGAVLAFMLWVRVQAWENFTRNGQVYFSGNDAWYHFRQVMYTVQNWPETMPFDVWTGFSTGTSVGQFGTLFDQLVATAALVVGLGDPSQQTVAMTLLFAPAVFGALLAIPVYFIGKHLGGRIGGVFAAVILALLPGYFLQRSLVGAADHNGAEPLFQSLAVLGTLLALRVAEREKPVYEQFVDRDVSGLRRVVAWSVLAGVAAAAYMWMWPPGILLVGIFGVFYLVKLTSDYYSGSSPDHVAIVAAVSMATTALLMLVPLSTLEFSASKFSLLQPVFSMAVAGGAVFLAWLARKWDDREFTADSYPAAVLGILVVGVAATAVVLPELWSLVETNLFRFVGFSSGAATRTIGEAQPFLSRTNTYGLGMFGVIFLEYGLAFFTALLAAAIILLRPHLESGSLKRLAGAAVGVAVVLLMFAAPGFPAWIGGIFGIGGQLAALGIVGITLAAIAVTGEYDAGPLLVVVWGAFITSAAFTQVRFNYYLVVPVVVLNAYLLASVLSVLDLDRPASTIEDVSWYQVGTVVMVVLLVLVPVAAPAVAEATNNDSQRGSATPITLTNANNQQVPLQSAITVGSSNGPGAVVQWDDAMEWMQTHTPAQGEYGGASNADAMDYYGTYSRSGDFDYPEGAYGVMSWWDYGHWITVEGERVPHANPFQQGANTAANFLLAQNESEAADVLEGIDEDDAATKYVAVDWKMIMPPRPDLSSGQAKFSAPLVFYDGPRNFAASDFYRVAYNAQYENGQIQGARYLQQAPLVKGQSYFESMSVRLYRYHGSAKQAQPTVLDWEETRRSPTGQPLLVFDQSTTNVRQFDNMSAAESYVANDSTSQIGGFQDVPEEDVAALQHYRLVGVSDDNLAPANLILNGELNYGYMPTWVKLFERVDGAEVTGTAPANTTVTATVEMNLSQMTSNQDNSHPTFTYTQHAETGPDGEFTMTLPYSTTGYENFGPENGHTNVSVRAAGPYEFSTGNTTAEDGVTVVNWNATADVTEAQVLGESDDTVTVDLERNVVDEPEGAQNDTSETLSAPESSSLTADGTSGGQATDSSATTAGLTAAALPVVAGLLLRRVG, encoded by the coding sequence ATGAGCGAGAAGAACGAAGCGCCGAGGGAGTCCGCCTTCTCCGTCGACAACGCCCTCGACGCGCTCGAAGACTGGTACCACGTGCCCGTGCTGGGTGCGGTCCTCGCGTTCATGCTCTGGGTGCGCGTCCAGGCGTGGGAGAACTTCACTCGGAACGGGCAGGTGTACTTCTCCGGCAACGACGCCTGGTACCACTTCCGTCAGGTGATGTACACGGTCCAGAACTGGCCCGAGACGATGCCGTTCGACGTCTGGACGGGGTTCTCGACGGGGACGTCGGTCGGCCAGTTCGGCACGCTGTTCGACCAGCTCGTCGCGACGGCCGCGCTCGTCGTCGGTCTCGGCGACCCCTCCCAGCAGACGGTCGCGATGACGCTGCTGTTCGCGCCGGCCGTCTTCGGCGCGCTGCTCGCGATCCCCGTCTACTTCATCGGGAAACACCTCGGGGGCCGCATCGGCGGCGTGTTCGCAGCGGTCATCCTCGCGCTCCTCCCGGGCTACTTCCTCCAGCGTAGCCTCGTCGGCGCCGCCGACCACAACGGTGCCGAGCCGCTGTTCCAGTCCCTGGCCGTCCTCGGCACGCTTCTCGCGCTCCGCGTTGCGGAACGCGAGAAACCGGTCTACGAGCAGTTCGTCGACCGCGACGTCTCGGGCCTCCGCCGGGTTGTCGCCTGGAGCGTGCTCGCGGGCGTCGCGGCCGCGGCCTACATGTGGATGTGGCCGCCGGGTATCCTCCTCGTCGGCATCTTCGGCGTCTTCTACCTCGTGAAGCTGACCAGCGACTACTACAGCGGGTCGAGCCCGGACCACGTCGCTATCGTCGCCGCAGTGAGCATGGCGACGACCGCCCTCCTGATGCTGGTCCCCCTGTCGACCCTGGAGTTCTCCGCGAGCAAGTTCTCTCTTCTCCAGCCGGTGTTCTCGATGGCCGTCGCGGGCGGCGCGGTGTTCCTCGCGTGGCTCGCCCGCAAGTGGGACGACCGCGAGTTCACTGCGGACTCCTACCCTGCCGCAGTACTCGGTATCCTGGTCGTCGGTGTCGCCGCCACCGCCGTCGTCCTCCCCGAACTCTGGTCGCTCGTCGAGACGAACCTCTTCCGCTTCGTCGGCTTCAGCTCTGGGGCGGCAACCCGAACCATCGGTGAAGCCCAGCCGTTCCTCTCCCGTACGAACACGTACGGCCTCGGGATGTTCGGCGTCATCTTCCTGGAGTACGGGCTGGCGTTCTTCACCGCCCTCCTCGCGGCCGCGATTATCCTGCTCCGGCCGCACCTCGAGAGCGGTAGTCTGAAGCGGCTCGCCGGCGCAGCGGTCGGTGTCGCGGTCGTCCTCCTCATGTTCGCCGCGCCCGGTTTCCCGGCGTGGATCGGCGGTATCTTCGGCATCGGCGGGCAGCTCGCCGCGCTCGGTATCGTCGGCATCACGCTGGCGGCCATCGCCGTGACCGGCGAGTACGACGCCGGCCCGCTGCTGGTCGTCGTCTGGGGCGCGTTCATCACCTCGGCGGCGTTCACGCAGGTGCGGTTCAACTACTACCTCGTCGTGCCGGTCGTCGTGCTGAACGCGTACCTGCTCGCGAGCGTGCTGTCGGTGCTCGACCTCGACCGGCCCGCCTCGACCATCGAGGACGTGAGCTGGTACCAGGTCGGTACCGTCGTGATGGTCGTCCTGCTCGTGCTGGTGCCGGTCGCGGCGCCCGCCGTCGCGGAGGCGACGAACAACGACTCCCAGCGCGGGAGCGCGACGCCGATCACGCTGACGAACGCGAACAACCAGCAGGTCCCCCTCCAGTCGGCGATCACCGTCGGCTCGTCGAACGGCCCCGGCGCCGTCGTCCAGTGGGACGACGCGATGGAGTGGATGCAGACGCACACGCCCGCCCAGGGCGAGTACGGCGGCGCGTCGAACGCGGACGCGATGGACTACTACGGGACGTACTCCCGGAGCGGGGACTTCGACTACCCCGAGGGAGCCTACGGCGTCATGTCCTGGTGGGACTACGGCCACTGGATCACCGTCGAGGGCGAACGTGTGCCCCACGCCAACCCGTTCCAGCAGGGCGCGAACACGGCCGCGAACTTCCTGCTCGCGCAGAACGAGTCCGAGGCCGCCGACGTCCTCGAGGGCATCGACGAGGACGACGCGGCGACGAAGTACGTCGCCGTCGACTGGAAGATGATCATGCCGCCGCGGCCCGACCTCAGTTCCGGGCAGGCGAAGTTCTCCGCGCCGCTGGTCTTCTACGACGGGCCACGGAACTTCGCTGCGAGCGACTTCTACCGCGTCGCGTACAACGCGCAGTACGAGAACGGCCAGATTCAGGGCGCGCGGTACCTCCAGCAGGCACCGCTCGTGAAGGGGCAGTCGTACTTCGAGTCGATGTCGGTTCGGCTCTACCGCTACCACGGCAGCGCGAAGCAGGCGCAGCCGACGGTGCTCGACTGGGAGGAGACTCGGCGGAGTCCGACCGGCCAGCCGCTCCTCGTGTTCGACCAGTCGACGACGAACGTCAGGCAGTTCGACAACATGAGCGCGGCAGAGTCCTACGTCGCCAACGACTCGACGTCCCAGATCGGCGGCTTCCAGGACGTGCCCGAGGAGGACGTCGCGGCCCTGCAGCACTACCGGCTGGTGGGCGTGAGCGACGACAACCTGGCACCGGCGAACCTCATCCTGAACGGCGAGCTGAACTACGGCTACATGCCGACGTGGGTGAAGCTGTTCGAGCGCGTCGACGGCGCCGAGGTGACCGGGACCGCGCCCGCGAACACGACGGTGACCGCTACGGTCGAGATGAACCTCTCGCAGATGACGAGCAACCAGGACAACTCCCACCCGACGTTCACGTACACGCAGCACGCCGAGACGGGGCCGGACGGCGAGTTCACGATGACGCTGCCGTACTCGACGACCGGCTACGAGAACTTCGGACCGGAGAACGGCCACACGAACGTCTCGGTGCGCGCGGCCGGCCCGTACGAGTTCTCGACGGGGAACACGACCGCCGAGGACGGCGTGACGGTCGTGAACTGGAACGCGACCGCGGACGTGACCGAGGCGCAGGTGCTCGGCGAGTCCGACGACACGGTAACCGTCGACCTCGAGCGCAACGTGGTCGACGAACCGGAGGGCGCGCAGAACGACACCTCCGAGACGCTGAGCGCCCCCGAGTCGTCGTCGCTGACCGCCGACGGCACGTCGGGCGGCCAGGCGACTGACTCGTCGGCGACGACCGCCGGGCTGACGGCCGCTGCACTGCCCGTCGTCGCTGGTCTCCTGCTCCGTCGCGTCGGCTGA
- the aglG gene encoding glucosyl-dolichyl phosphate glucuronosyltransferase — protein sequence MRVSVVVCTYTMDMYEHVRDAADGVLEQTYDDVELVLISDGDEDVYDAMCADYGDRENVRIGCNDENRGLSYSRNHGVELATGDVVAFLDDDAVPEPDWVAELVGGYERHDALAVGGKMTPLWVDGKPEFLPEEFYWLVGVTHRGYAEEECEVRNTFGSNISFRREILEDLGGFDENLGRKGEAQGQGEETEIAARMHEEYGESVWYVPDAEVGHKVFDFRTDRRWLLERAFWQGHSKRVMGDLVEDSGGQEGEFLRRLLVEFGPLRFLGLVMNPSLAKVEQLVMLVLLTVSVGLGFLCANLSRLASS from the coding sequence ATGCGAGTCTCCGTCGTCGTCTGCACCTACACGATGGACATGTACGAGCACGTCCGGGACGCCGCCGACGGTGTCCTCGAACAGACGTACGACGACGTGGAACTCGTGCTGATCTCGGACGGCGACGAGGACGTCTACGACGCCATGTGTGCGGACTACGGCGACCGCGAGAACGTCCGAATCGGCTGTAACGACGAGAACCGCGGGCTCTCCTACAGTCGGAACCACGGCGTCGAACTCGCGACTGGGGATGTGGTCGCGTTCCTCGACGACGACGCCGTCCCAGAACCGGACTGGGTGGCGGAACTCGTCGGCGGCTACGAGCGTCACGACGCGCTGGCTGTGGGTGGGAAGATGACACCGCTGTGGGTGGACGGGAAACCCGAGTTCCTCCCCGAGGAGTTCTACTGGCTCGTCGGCGTCACCCACCGTGGTTACGCCGAGGAGGAGTGTGAGGTCCGGAACACGTTCGGCTCGAACATCTCCTTCCGGCGGGAGATCTTAGAGGATCTTGGCGGGTTCGACGAGAACCTCGGCAGGAAGGGAGAGGCGCAGGGGCAAGGCGAGGAGACGGAGATCGCAGCGCGCATGCACGAGGAGTACGGCGAATCTGTCTGGTACGTTCCCGACGCGGAGGTCGGGCACAAGGTGTTCGACTTCCGGACAGACCGCAGGTGGCTCCTCGAGCGCGCATTCTGGCAGGGCCACTCGAAGCGAGTGATGGGGGACCTCGTCGAGGACAGCGGTGGGCAAGAGGGTGAGTTCCTGCGGCGGCTACTGGTCGAGTTCGGCCCACTCAGATTCCTCGGCCTCGTGATGAATCCGTCCCTGGCGAAAGTCGAACAATTAGTCATGCTCGTGTTATTGACGGTCTCCGTCGGACTCGGATTCTTGTGCGCGAATCTCTCGAGGCTGGCGTCGAGCTAG
- a CDS encoding polysaccharide biosynthesis C-terminal domain-containing protein — MRSGKTAILHFVSQVTRSVAGFLATFFIARYLGATPLGIYSQLLTLLFWLKFPTDSIGSAISKRMSEDNSRPGIFVAGILIVGGYAALVAVGVVTGQEYVNAYLGTELALYLPLLLVVTAGYDTVASGLIGANRVAASGWLGTAERVVRLVCQVGLVLLGYAVLGLVLGHLLSLFVVSLVGAVLLKEYLEWPTRSSFDSVLSFAQYSWLGSLKGSALNWMDIFVLGFVVADNLIGIYQVTWTLASFLAIAGTSITSTLFPKMSSLSTRAEFDEIKHLLDEGLVFTGIFLIPGFFGALVIGDDLLRIYRPEFAEGATVLGILIGAQVLHTFGGQFVNTLNGINRPEAAFRVNAVFVGVNLLLNVGLVVTIGWYGAAIATLVSSGVYLLLGYALLVRELGTLAIPLHEISIEIFASIVMVGFVWMSIGQFQRGHLATIVIIFAGSAVYAIVLLALSGRIRQKATSFI; from the coding sequence ATGCGTTCTGGAAAGACTGCTATCCTCCATTTTGTCTCACAGGTTACACGGTCCGTAGCCGGCTTCCTGGCGACGTTCTTCATCGCGCGGTACTTGGGTGCGACCCCGCTGGGCATCTACTCACAACTGTTGACGCTCCTCTTCTGGCTGAAGTTCCCCACGGACAGTATCGGCTCTGCAATCTCGAAGCGAATGAGCGAAGATAACTCCAGACCAGGAATCTTCGTCGCGGGGATTCTGATTGTCGGGGGGTACGCAGCTCTCGTGGCGGTTGGGGTTGTGACGGGTCAGGAGTACGTGAACGCCTACCTCGGGACGGAACTGGCGTTGTACTTACCGCTGCTACTGGTAGTGACCGCCGGATACGACACGGTTGCCAGTGGACTGATTGGGGCGAACCGCGTCGCGGCATCGGGTTGGCTCGGGACTGCGGAGAGAGTTGTCCGGCTCGTGTGTCAGGTCGGACTCGTCCTTTTGGGGTACGCTGTACTGGGATTGGTGCTTGGCCACCTGTTGTCACTCTTCGTCGTCTCGCTGGTCGGTGCCGTCTTACTGAAGGAGTATCTGGAATGGCCCACCCGCTCTTCGTTCGACTCGGTGCTCTCGTTCGCCCAATACTCCTGGCTGGGGAGTTTGAAGGGGAGTGCCCTGAACTGGATGGACATCTTCGTGCTCGGCTTCGTCGTCGCCGACAACCTGATCGGAATCTACCAAGTGACGTGGACGTTAGCCTCGTTCCTCGCCATCGCGGGGACTTCGATCACTTCGACGCTCTTCCCGAAGATGAGTTCCCTGAGTACTCGTGCCGAGTTCGACGAGATCAAGCACCTTCTGGACGAGGGACTCGTGTTTACTGGAATCTTTCTCATCCCGGGGTTCTTCGGAGCACTAGTCATCGGAGATGACCTGCTGAGAATCTACCGGCCGGAGTTCGCTGAGGGCGCCACGGTGCTCGGTATTCTAATCGGCGCCCAAGTACTGCACACGTTCGGAGGCCAGTTTGTTAACACGCTGAATGGCATTAATAGGCCGGAAGCCGCATTCCGTGTGAACGCCGTGTTCGTCGGTGTGAATCTGTTGTTGAACGTTGGACTCGTCGTCACCATCGGTTGGTACGGGGCTGCCATCGCTACGCTCGTTTCGAGTGGTGTCTACCTCCTGCTCGGGTACGCACTACTGGTACGTGAACTTGGTACACTTGCGATTCCCTTGCATGAGATCTCGATTGAGATATTCGCCAGTATCGTGATGGTGGGCTTTGTGTGGATGTCAATTGGCCAATTCCAGCGTGGCCACCTCGCTACAATCGTGATCATCTTTGCAGGCAGCGCCGTTTACGCGATTGTCCTGTTAGCCCTGTCGGGCCGGATTCGTCAGAAAGCCACCTCGTTTATTTGA
- a CDS encoding FkbM family methyltransferase, whose product MGVYNGVATKKYYLLDLTASDYEPDYKQTLVSTVRSVVAEGDSVLEIGSGYGVCTVWLARTVGEEGDVTSYEAGDKQVAATKEAIQLNSNILEEDLTERTAVEHALVGEGNAVYGPSGAKIVNAEELPSCDVLVTDCEGAELDILPAMDVRPRTLVIETHPDFGAGTPELSSLLEDYGYECRKEYVSETPEGPKHILVGDR is encoded by the coding sequence ATGGGTGTCTACAACGGGGTCGCCACGAAGAAATACTATCTCCTTGACCTGACTGCGAGCGATTACGAGCCGGACTACAAGCAAACGCTAGTATCGACCGTTCGGTCGGTCGTAGCGGAGGGTGATTCCGTTCTCGAGATCGGGTCCGGATACGGCGTATGTACCGTCTGGCTGGCGAGAACAGTCGGTGAGGAGGGCGACGTCACATCCTACGAAGCAGGAGACAAGCAAGTAGCCGCAACGAAGGAGGCAATCCAACTGAACAGTAACATCCTCGAAGAGGACCTGACAGAACGCACGGCCGTCGAACATGCGCTCGTCGGCGAAGGAAACGCCGTGTACGGACCCAGCGGTGCAAAAATCGTTAACGCCGAAGAACTACCATCTTGCGACGTACTCGTCACAGATTGCGAGGGGGCGGAACTAGATATTCTACCAGCGATGGACGTTCGTCCGCGGACGCTCGTTATCGAAACGCACCCAGACTTCGGAGCGGGAACCCCCGAGCTCTCCTCGCTGTTGGAAGACTACGGGTACGAATGCAGGAAGGAGTACGTCTCCGAAACGCCTGAAGGACCGAAGCACATACTCGTCGGAGACCGATGA
- a CDS encoding glycosyltransferase family 4 protein, whose amino-acid sequence MKIGYFCYRLSGTGPRTRAKDIINGVATKTDHDVVVLTKEPGAVSDRAEVVEISLQNILGTAMATKRALSDVDVAHVPINIYQVLFVRLFYRGPLVAGVGPGIQPGRRHRLLGYLLGIDKKMVVSKERSRWTKSGFDTTSVTATINRENFHPYDEDGTKRARTKLNIPAGVDVVLYVGELNEEYGAGIVDEMARIERGDDSLQFIVVGEGEMRNRFRDRTNVRYEGFVDNDQLPVYYNAADVTIGPRRTDKTSNVGLESIACGTPFVTTADGLLEEIFEKHGSYVWAERTPEAVLSTVRALLDDSTEYEEQVKRGLDTFEEAPLSLDTAIDTHLEVYEEVSNRGP is encoded by the coding sequence ATGAAGATTGGTTATTTCTGCTATCGTCTCTCTGGAACTGGCCCGAGGACACGGGCCAAGGATATCATCAATGGCGTCGCCACAAAGACGGACCACGATGTCGTCGTTCTGACGAAAGAACCGGGGGCCGTCTCGGACCGAGCAGAGGTCGTTGAGATATCTCTCCAGAACATTCTCGGCACGGCGATGGCCACGAAACGGGCCCTGTCGGACGTGGACGTCGCCCACGTTCCCATCAATATCTATCAGGTCTTGTTCGTTCGGTTGTTCTACCGTGGACCTCTCGTAGCCGGTGTGGGTCCCGGCATCCAACCGGGCCGCAGGCACCGTCTGTTGGGGTATCTGTTGGGTATCGACAAAAAGATGGTCGTCTCCAAGGAGCGGTCCAGGTGGACTAAATCTGGGTTCGACACCACGTCTGTCACTGCTACGATCAACCGGGAGAATTTTCACCCATACGACGAGGATGGAACCAAGCGGGCCCGAACGAAACTGAACATACCCGCCGGTGTCGACGTCGTGCTGTACGTCGGAGAGTTGAACGAGGAGTACGGGGCTGGTATCGTCGACGAGATGGCACGAATCGAAAGGGGCGACGATTCCCTGCAGTTCATCGTCGTCGGCGAGGGTGAGATGAGAAACAGGTTCCGCGACCGCACCAACGTCCGGTACGAGGGCTTCGTCGACAACGACCAGTTACCTGTCTACTACAACGCGGCCGACGTAACTATCGGTCCACGTCGAACAGACAAGACGTCGAACGTCGGCCTGGAGTCTATCGCGTGCGGGACCCCGTTCGTCACGACGGCGGATGGGTTGCTCGAGGAGATCTTCGAGAAACACGGTTCGTACGTGTGGGCAGAACGGACACCGGAGGCCGTTCTTTCGACAGTTCGGGCTCTACTTGACGACAGTACCGAGTACGAAGAACAGGTAAAGCGGGGGCTCGACACGTTCGAAGAGGCTCCTCTATCGCTCGATACAGCTATCGACACACACCTCGAGGTGTACGAGGAAGTCTCGAACCGAGGCCCGTAG
- a CDS encoding DegT/DnrJ/EryC1/StrS family aminotransferase, producing MDVDFTDIYVDDEILESVESVLRSTRYIKGPELEAFEEAFARHCGVEHAVGVSSGTSAILLALQSVGVGEGDDVFVPGHTFFATVSPVLALNANPVFVDIDPETYTMDPEDLIRAIESSDHPTAVFPVHIYGQMADMSRISEIAEQYDLKVVEDACQAHFAERNGDVAGTIGDAGAFSFYPSKNMTVAGDGGMLMTDDDDVAEQARMLRNHGRNEVGEHVDLGLNYRMDEVRAAVGNEQLAHIDEWNTARNQAAQTYSRLLADVDEITTPFEADGAFHVYHLYVIQAPDRDKLQSHLEDQGIDTGIHYPTPAHEHEAVVERRGESSLPTTEDLADHILSLPMHPRISEKEIEYVCDTIEEYYR from the coding sequence ATGGATGTTGATTTCACAGATATCTACGTCGACGACGAAATACTCGAGAGCGTCGAGTCTGTTCTGCGGAGCACTCGATACATTAAGGGCCCGGAACTGGAAGCCTTCGAGGAGGCCTTTGCTCGACACTGTGGCGTCGAACACGCGGTGGGGGTCAGCAGTGGAACGTCAGCAATCTTACTCGCACTCCAGTCAGTGGGCGTTGGAGAGGGCGACGACGTTTTCGTCCCCGGTCACACGTTCTTCGCGACGGTTAGTCCAGTGCTCGCACTCAACGCCAACCCGGTCTTCGTGGACATCGACCCGGAGACGTACACGATGGACCCGGAGGACCTGATCAGGGCCATCGAGAGTAGCGACCACCCGACTGCGGTGTTCCCCGTCCACATCTACGGACAGATGGCGGACATGTCTCGGATTTCGGAAATCGCCGAACAGTACGACCTAAAGGTCGTAGAGGACGCCTGTCAGGCCCACTTCGCGGAACGAAACGGTGACGTAGCAGGCACCATCGGTGATGCTGGCGCGTTCAGTTTCTACCCGTCGAAGAACATGACCGTGGCGGGCGACGGAGGGATGCTCATGACGGACGACGACGACGTGGCCGAACAGGCCCGCATGCTGCGCAACCACGGTCGGAACGAGGTTGGCGAGCACGTGGACCTGGGGCTGAACTACCGCATGGACGAGGTCCGCGCCGCAGTCGGCAACGAGCAACTCGCACACATCGACGAGTGGAACACGGCCCGGAATCAGGCGGCCCAGACGTACTCTCGACTCCTCGCGGACGTAGACGAAATCACCACGCCGTTCGAGGCTGACGGTGCGTTTCACGTCTACCACCTCTACGTGATTCAGGCGCCAGACCGGGACAAACTCCAGTCGCATCTCGAGGATCAGGGCATCGATACCGGCATTCACTATCCGACACCAGCCCACGAACACGAAGCAGTCGTCGAACGGCGCGGAGAATCGTCACTCCCGACGACTGAGGACCTCGCCGACCACATTCTCTCCCTGCCAATGCACCCAAGAATCTCCGAGAAAGAGATCGAGTACGTCTGTGACACGATCGAAGAGTACTACCGATGA